From the genome of Thermoanaerobaculales bacterium:
CGATCAGCCTCCGTGTCAAGGCCACGCGCTCCGTCACCGAGGGGTGACACGGGCTCCACCGCCACCGCGACCATCGCCGGTCGTATGAGACGGCCACCGAACAGATAGCCCTTCGAGAACACGGCGACAACGCTGCCCGACGCGTACTCCGAGCCCTCGACGCGCTGCACCGCCTCGTGGAGCTCAGGGTCGAAGCGCTTGCCGGTCGGATCGATCTCTTCGAGGCCGCTGCGGTGAAGAACGTCCGCGAACTGGCGGGCGATCATCACCACGCCCTCGCGGAAGCTCGCCGGCTCGCTCTCCTCGGCGTGCTGCACGGCGCGTTCGAAGTTGTCGAGCAACGGGAGCAGCTCGCCGACGAGACCCTCGGCGGCGGTCCGC
Proteins encoded in this window:
- the grpE gene encoding nucleotide exchange factor GrpE, translated to MPEDKDVERPLVDDLDDKIEIEFVDVDDQETARYPAPVEAASTGPASVDEVQRLKAEIEQLREVYLRKLAEFDNYRKRVDRERQEMRRTAAEGLVGELLPLLDNFERAVQHAEESEPASFREGVVMIARQFADVLHRSGLEEIDPTGKRFDPELHEAVQRVEGSEYASGSVVAVFSKGYLFGGRLIRPAMVAVAVEPVSPLGDGARGLDTEADRGSGT